In a single window of the Gossypium hirsutum isolate 1008001.06 chromosome D02, Gossypium_hirsutum_v2.1, whole genome shotgun sequence genome:
- the LOC107908662 gene encoding glycine-rich protein 2, whose translation MAESRLAGTVKWFNDQKGFGFITPTDGGDDVFVHQSSIRSDGFRSLADGEEVEFVIESSEGRSKAVDVTGPNGEPVRGSSRSGRGGAGGGGVYRGGGREGGSGGGGCFKCGEVGHLARDCGQGGSGGGGGRYGGGGGGYGGLACYNCGVAGHFARECPGNNR comes from the coding sequence ATGGCAGAGAGTAGGTTGGCCGGAACGGTGAAGTGGTTCAACGACCAAAAGGGTTTTGGGTTCATCACTCCGACGGACGGCGGCGACGACGTTTTCGTTCACCAGTCATCGATCCGTTCCGATGGGTTCCGTAGCCTTGCAGATGGTGAAGAGGTCGAGTTCGTCATTGAGTCTTCCGAAGGTCGTTCCAAGGCTGTTGATGTTACCGGACCCAACGGCGAACCTGTTCGTGGCAGCTCGAGATCCGGACGCGGTGGCGCCGGCGGTGGTGGTGTgtacagaggtggagggagggaAGGTGGGTCTGGTGGAGGAGGGTGTTTTAAGTGTGGAGAGGTTGGACATTTGGCAAGGGACTGTGGGCAAGGTGGCAGCGGCGGCGGCGGTGGAAGATATGGGGGTGGCGGAGGTGGATACGGTGGGTTGGCTTGTTACAACTGTGGTGTCGCCGGTCACTTTGCCCGGGAATGTCCTGGCAATAACCGTTGA